Within the Naumovozyma castellii chromosome 1, complete genome genome, the region GGAGAGGGCGGTGATGGATTTTGTTAGTGTTGTGatcattgttgttgtttcgGATGCTGTTCGATGacttgttgttgttatgAGTTGATACAAGATGAGATGAGAAACAAGATGTTGATGAGAGGAGATGGATGTTTGTGGTTCTTATATATGTTTGTGTATGCACGTATGTACGTATGTATTTGTTGAATCCGTGGACGTATGTATGTCGTTCTTAGTAAGAGTGACGGGGATGTTGGTTGACTAATAAACGGTGTTGAAAGTCTTTGTCAGAAGAACGACAAACGAACGAACGAGTATGTGCAAAAGAAGGGCAAATGGAACGTTTGAAAACATCCACAGAGATGAACCTCAAGGGTCTTTTCCTGTTTCCGCGGCTGGCTCTTCCGCTGTTCTTCCACGGATGTCGGATGGGACGGATGGATGGTCCGCGGCTCAATCGACCTTCTTATTTCTAATACCGTTAGCACAAGAACGGCGCTGCCAGGTTTCGAACTCGCTCTTCAGTGTCTTCTCTGCATCGCCATTCCAAGAATCCTTCACATACAACCATCGCATGATCCCCCATTGCAATACCCACTGGACAATACCCATCTCTCGTAGCAACCCAACCACGGCGTAGTATCCCGCTCCATTGAACACACCGAAGCACCACCCAACAAGCACCTGCTCCAACGAGTGGTATTTCAAGTAGATCCGCGAGAAACACACACATACGCCCAGGCCAAACACTGCTGATGCACCAACGTGCTTCTTCACACTACTCAATCCGGCCCAGTTGTAAGTCACCCGCAACAACATGTACATGGTGAGAAACCCCATGAACTGTGAATGCGCACTGGGCATCCCGTAGCCGGAACGTAACGTGTCTCTCTGGAACGACGAAACAAGTTCTGGATGAGGCGGACGTGGTTGACGGATCTTGTTCTTGACTACATTATTGATCAATTCGTTGCATAGTTGGCCCGCTGCCATGATACAGGCTTCCATTTCTCGGGTCGTGATGAACCATGAAAGATAGAACGTCAGGATCAAGATCGGGAATAATGACAGGTACGCACAAATGAACGATAGCGGATCATCCGAATCGTATAGAATGTACGTGTCGTCAAAGGGAATGATGTTAGGGTTCGGGTTCAGGTCCATGATCCTCTCTGATTGTTCGTACTCCTGTCCTTGTTCTTGTCTtgtcttgttcttgttcttatTCTTGTCCACAACAGAATgaacaaaaaaacaaatttcatcttccGCTATCGAGAATCAGATCA harbors:
- the CAX4 gene encoding dolichyldiphosphatase (ancestral locus Anc_4.179), producing the protein MDLNPNPNIIPFDDTYILYDSDDPLSFICAYLSLFPILILTFYLSWFITTREMEACIMAAGQLCNELINNVVKNKIRQPRPPHPELVSSFQRDTLRSGYGMPSAHSQFMGFLTMYMLLRVTYNWAGLSSVKKHVGASAVFGLGVCVCFSRIYLKYHSLEQVLVGWCFGVFNGAGYYAVVGLLREMGIVQWVLQWGIMRWLYVKDSWNGDAEKTLKSEFETWQRRSCANGIRNKKVD